The following is a genomic window from Spirochaetales bacterium.
ATTCCCGGTATTCTACAAAGGTAAAAACATTGGTATTTTTTACGCCGATTTAGTCATCGAAAAGAAAATTATTGTAGAATTAAAAGCAGTAAACGTATTAAAAGAGCTTATGGAAGCACAAACCATTAACTATCTAAAAATATCAAATATCACTATCGGTTATCTTATCAATTTCAACAGTACATCGGCTTTTGCTCTTTTTTATCTCCAGGACCCTTTCTATTGGTTGCAAAGCCAAAAGATCATAAATCCCTTTGTGCTGACATTGAAGGTCTCAGGAAGGGAGGCCTGTTGGATACCTATACCACAAAAGAAAAGAGCAGAAAGTATATCTATGAATGGATAAATGATGTTTAGTGTCATAAAATTCACAATCCTCACCTTGAAACAGGAGTACTCCTTCCCGGGGGAAATTATGTACTCATTAGTGTGTAAATGCAACGCAGGCTAAATTCTGAAAATAAATTTGTTATTCTTATGAATATATACATGCTTATCAATCAGAATTGGCTGTAAAAATCAGAAAAAAAATCTATCACCGGGAATTGCTGGTGCGACACGTATTAATTTGACAAAATGCCGATTTTCAACTATACTTTTCCCTGCTATCGAAATGCAACACCGCTTTTATCGATGAAACGACAAGACTGACAATGTAAAACAGCATGGAATGGGTACATCGTCTTGAAGACCGAAGTGTTTTTATAAAGCGAAGGTTCGCCCCGCCGTCTCAGGAAGTGACGCTGGTGTGCGGGCTGAAAGGAGGTAGTGCCATTATCGGTGACCGTATCGTCAAAAACATTAAAATGGCGCCGGTTGTCTTCATTGTGGTGATGGTTCTTTTTTGTTCATGCAGGGCGGTTTTCTACGCCGACCATATAGAAGAAAACACCGGAGTCAATGACCAGATGAACTCACTCTCACATGTGGGACCGATAACTATCGAAAACGCTGCATTCAATGCCCGGCTTGATGAGGTATACTTTATCCCGGAACAGGGCCTCTATAACCGGGGCTTTGTCGTATGGGAAAGAAGCGACACACTCTCACTCTGGTATGTTGATGAGTCGGGAAGGCTTTCAAACGGCATCGATGTTAGCCCCGGTATTCGCACCGATACCGATAATGAATACGTTCTTTCTCCTCTCGAAGACAATCCCGCGAAACTTCTTGTCATCTGTTTTTACCATGAACGCGAAAGCGGCGGACTCAAAAGTATCATGGACGTGGCTTGTCATGAAGACGGAATATTATTATGGAAAAACGCTTCATCGGGAACCCCCGTCAGCCTTGACGGATTTATCTTCGATGCATTCGGGGGGAGTATCGGGGTGGACTCTGATTCAGAACTTTCCGTCAACGGGGCTTATATCAGTCCGCATACACACCGGCTTTATCTGCTGTGTTGCAGTACGACCTACGCGCCGTCCAGTTACCGTTATTATGAGGCATCCTGTGCAATAAACGATGAAGGCGACCTTGTCGACCCCCTGCTGTTGCGCACCGAAGAGGATAACCTGTATTGGATACAACTCTCATACGGCGGGGAAGAGGCTTTTTTCTATGCATACGACAGTATGAGTGGAAGTGGATATGCGAACTATTTCGATCAATCCGCTTCCGGGTACCGGACGTACACCTGGAATTTCTCCGACACGGCATCCGGAAGCGCAAAAAGTATCGGCATCAGGGAACCGGTGCTGCATTTTCTTTCGACCTCATGTCTCTATACACGGAAAGGGGACGTCGTCG
Proteins encoded in this region:
- a CDS encoding GxxExxY protein encodes the protein FPVFYKGKNIGIFYADLVIEKKIIVELKAVNVLKELMEAQTINYLKISNITIGYLINFNSTSAFALFYLQDPFYWLQSQKIINPFVLTLKVSGREACWIPIPQKKRAESISMNG